Within Pseudomonas brassicacearum, the genomic segment GTTCTTCGGTTGCACCAACCCGACCTGCAAGAACACCCGCAAGCTGCTCAAGAGCGGTGACGCGGCGCCGCCGAAGATGGACCCGGTGAAGATGCCTGAGCTCAAGTGCGAGAAGGTCAACGACACCTACATCCTGCGCGACGGCGCCTCCGGCCTGTTCCTGGCAGCCAGCCAGTTCCCGAAAAACCGTGAGACCCGTGCGCCGTTGGTGATGGAAATCGTGCCGCACAAGGACGAAATCGATCCGAAGTACCATTTCCTTTGCGAGGCGCCGCAGAAAGACCCGGATGGACGTCCGGCGGTCATTCGCTACAGCCGCAAGACCAAGGAGCAGTACGTGCAGACCGAAGTTGACGGCAAGCCGACCGGCTGGAAAGCCTACTACGACGGCGGTAAGTGGACGGTTGAAGACAAGCGCTGATTGATGGCGCCTGTTTGACGATCCGGGGCTAATGAGGCTCCTCAGCCTGATAGCCTCGAATGTACAAAAAGGCCGCATGACAACCCACAGGTTTTCATGCGGCCTTTTTGTTTTTGGCTTGCAGTGGCCTCGGTTGATCCATGACACTGTCACACTTGCGTGAAGCTTTCATTTCGTTGGGGAGATGCCGCCATGGCCCACGAACTCTATACCCGCACCAATCAGAAAATCTATTTCGCCGGTCTGTCGCTTGAAGCACTTACCAGGGCCGAGGATGGACGTGCGATGAATTCCCCGGCGTTGCTCCAGGCAGGACGCGAATCCGCGCTGTTTCACCTGTACGGTGCATTGTTGGGGTTGTGCCATGAAATCGCCGGTTTCTATCGCCTGCCACAAGCGAATGCGCCGCGGGCCGAGCTGTTGTTGACCCGTGAAGTGCTGGAAACCATCGCTATCCCGGAATTGGCCGAAATGGTCGAATTGGCGCACAACCCGGAAACCTGGCTGGCGAAGCTATTGGCGGCCCATGCGGCGCTGTTCGAGCCGCCGCGGGCCCCGCGCAAGCCCAAGGGGGACGTGACCCAGCCGTTGATCGTGGCGGTCAATCTGGACGAGCAAGAGCCCGAGCAGGAGTTGAGCCGGGAGGAGCTGGAGAGCTGGCGCCAGAACCTCAAGAGCCTGGCGATACGCTTTCGTGAAGGGTTGAACGAGTGCTGAGTTTTCCCTCGGCCCGTTACATTCGTTGATAACGCTTGGTCAAGATCCCGAGCGGAGCCTGGCCGATGACTATATAATCCTCGCCTTTCGTGGAGAACAGACTTTTATGCCTACGTCCTTTCTAGAAATTGTCGAACTTCCTGATGGCCGCATCGAGCTGCGCAGGGCTGAGGACGAGGGTTCTCTGGTTACCCTGAACTTCTCCGAAGATGCCAAGGTATTCCTGCAGGGCCAGCACGTCGAAGTCGCCAAGGCGATGCTGAGCGTGGGCGTCCAGATGGCAGGTCGCCTCGTTGAAGGCGAATTCAACAAGGAAGAGGGGCCGCGGGTCCTTCATTGATCCCGCCTGTCGGCTTTTTTGGATAGTGTGACTGGTCGGCTTCTCTGTCTTGGAGAAGCCCCGCGTTTGTCTTAGCCCAATCGAATATTCAGGCTTTGTGCGTCCCCGGTACGGGCGGCGCTGATCAACTGTTGCCGTGCGGTCGCGGTTAGCGGGTTGAGCCAGCTGACCACGGTGTGGCTGCGGCCCAGGCGCAAGGCCTCGCAGGTCAACTGTTGGGCGCTTTGGGCGCCCCGTGGTTGCAACAACAGGATGCGTTCGCGGTTCAGGCCGGCATCCCGCAGCCAGGCCTGGGTGACGCTGGCCGGTGGTGCGATCAGCGTCAGCCAGCGAGCATCCTGGTCCTGGCTGAGTTCTCGCAGAATCGGCGCCAGCAGGTTCAGGCAGTTTCCGGCCGCACCACGTAACGACAGTTCGCTGAAAGCCTCGGGCTCGACGCCCCAGGGCGACTCGATGACCTCTTTCAGGACTGGAGCCAGCGGTTGGGCCATGAATGCCTCGAACAGCGGAAGTTGTGTGTGTTGTGGTGTGTGAGGGAACTGCATAAAGCCTCCTTTAGCGGCGAATGACGCCGACACTCAAGCCTTCGATGACCAGGTCCTGATCTTTCAGGTTCACTTCGATGGGCGCGAACTCCGGGTTTTCGGCGATGAGCCAGACCTTGCTGCCGTCGCGCTTGAAGCGCTTGACGGTCACCTCGTCGCCGATTCGCGCCACCACGATCTGGCCATTGCGGGCTTCGCGGGTGGTGTGCACGGCCAGGAGGTCACCGTCGAAGATGCCGATGTCCTTCATGCTCATGCCGTGTACACGAAGCAGGTAATCGGCCCGAGGATGGAAGAACGAAGGGTTGATGTTGCAGGATTCCTCGACATGCTGCTGGGCCAGGATCGGTGCGCCTGCCGCTACCCGGCCGATGATCGGCAGGGTGGTTTCGTCGGCCTTGGCTTCGAAGCCGGGAATACGAATGCCACGGGATGCGCCCGGAGTCATTTCGATCGCGCCCTTGCGCGCCAGCGCCTTGAGGTGTTCTTCAGCCGCGTTGGGCGACTTGAAACCCAGTTCCTGGGCGATTTCCGCACGGGTCGGCGGATAGCCGTTGTCTTCGAGGCAGCGTTTGATGAAGGCCAGAATCTCTGCTTGGCGTGGCGTCAGCTTTAGCATATTGATCGCTCTGTCTTTTTATACAGTGACTGGGATTATATACAGTGGACGCCACTTGGCAATCCTCCTTTTTTCATCGGCCGCTGGACGGTCGGTCGGGCTGTTGGATACGACATGGCTACCACCCGTGAAAAGGTGTGGTTAAATACGTGACCGGGCGTTCGCAAAACGCCCCGGCAGGCTTGACAACCCCTAGGCTGAAACGTATGTTTCAAACAAGTGTTTGTCAGGCGGAGTAACCATGGCCCAGTCGGAAACCGTTGAACGCATTCTCGATGCTGCCGAGCAGTTGTTCGCGGAAAAAGGTTTCGCTGAAACCTCGTTGCGTCTGATCACCAGCAAGGCCGGGGTGAACCTGGCGGCGGTGAACTATCACTTCGGCTCGAAAAAGGCCCTGATCCAGGCGGTATTCTCGCGGTTCCTCGGGCCTTTCTGCCTCAGCCTCGATCGCGAGCTGGAACGGCGCCAGGCCAAGCCTGACGTCAAGCCGACCCTGGAAGAGCTGCTGGAAATCCTGGTCGAGCAAGCCCTTGTCGTGCAACCGCGCAGCGGCAACGACCTGTCCATTTTCATGCGCCTGTTGGGCCTTGCCTTCAGCCAGAGCCAGGGCCACCTGCGACGTTACCTGGAAGACATGTACGGCAAGGTTTTCCGTCGCTACATGCTGCTGGTCAATGAGGCCGCACCGCGTATTCCACCCATCGAGCTGTTCTGGCGGGTGCACTTCATGCTCGGCGCCGCGGCGTTCAGCATGTCCGGTATCAAGGCGCTGCGCGCCATTGCTGAAACCGATTTTGGCGTGAACACGTCCATCGAGCAGGTGATGCGCCTGATGGTGCCGTTCCTGGCAGCGGGCATGCGTGCCGAAAGTGGCGTCACCGATGAAGCCATGGCTGCCGCGCAACTGCGTCCGCGCAGTAAATCAACGCCGGCGCTGGCCAAGGCGTAAGTGCACGGGTGGGCGCGGCGGCCTACATCCGCTAAGCTAGCCGCCCATGCCGACTCTCGTTTCGAACCCGTTCCATTTTTCATTGCATGACCGCAACCTGCCGGGCCTTGGGCCCAGCGGTGTGGTCGTGCCTGTGTTACCGCACGGGTTCATCATTATCAAGGAAATGCTATGACTGCTGGCCTGCAAGGCTCGTTGATGGTGGACGTCGCCGGTACCTGGCTGACGGCCGAAGATCGCCACCTGTTGCGCCAGCCTGAAGTAGGCGGCCTGATCATCTTTGCCCGCAATATCGAGCATCCACGTCAGGTGCGCGAGTTGAGCGCATCGATCCGCGCCATCCGCCCCGACCTTTTATTGGCGGTGGATCAGGAAGGTGGTCGTGTTCAGCGGCTGCGCCAGGGTTTTGTGCGGCTGCCGGCGATGCGGGCGATAGCCGATAACCCGAATGCCGAATACCTGGCCGAGCAGTGTGGCTGGATCATGGCTACCGAAGTGCTGGCGGTCGGCCTCGACTTGAGTTTTGCCCCGGTGCTGGACCTCGATTACCAGCGCAGCGCCGTCGTCGGCAGTCGTTCCTTCGAAGGCGATCCCGAGCGCGCTGCGTTATTGGCCGGTGCCTTCATCCGCGGCATGAGCGCCGCCGGGATGGCCGCCACTGGCAAGCATTTCCCGGGGCATGGCTGGGCCGAGGCCGATTCCCACGTGGCGATTCCGAACGATGAGCGCAGCCTCGAGCAGATTCGCGCCAATGACCTGGTGCCGTTCGCCAGGCTGAGCAAGCAACTGGCCGCCGTCATGCCGGCCCATGTCATCTACCCGCAGGTCGACGCCAATCCAGCCGGGTTTTCCCGCCGCTGGCTGCAGGACATCCTGCGCGGCGAGTTGCAATTTGAGGGTGTGATCTTCAGTGATGACCTGTCGATGGCCGGTGCTCATGTGGTCGGTGATGCCGCCAGTCGTATCGAAGCGGCGTTGACGGCGGGTTGCGACATGGGCCTGGTGTGCAATGATCGCGCGGCTGCAGAGTTGGCCTTGAGCGCTGCCCAGCGCCTGAAGGTCAAGCCTTCGGCACGGATCGCCCGCATGCGTGGCCGGGCCTTTGCCTCCACCGAGTATCGCCAGGACCCTCGCTGGTTGGCGGCGCTTGGCGCGCTGAGGGCTGCCCAGCTGGTTGATTAGCATCTTTTGAAGGTCGCTATCTCGAAGCAAGGTGGGAGCAACATCGGCGCGATCTGACCCTCCGCCATCGCAAGCAAGCTCGGCTCCCACAAGGATTGGGGGGTTAGCGCTTTTCCAGCTTGTCCGGCAGCGGCGCGAACAACGCCTCAATATCATCGCTCTGCAATTTCCAGTCTCCGGCCACGCGTCCGTCCAGCACCCCGGCCGCGAGGTCGGATTTTTCCTTTTGCAGCAGCTGGATTTTCTCTTCCACCGTGCCTCGGGCAATCAGCTTGTAGACGAACACCGGCTTTTCCTGGCCGATGCGGTAGGCCCGGTCGGTCGCCTGGTTTTCGGTGGCCGGGTTCCACCACGGGTCGTAGTGAATCACCGTGTCGGCCTCGGTCAGGTTCAGGCCTACACCACCGGCCTTCAGGCTGATCAGGAAGATCTGACGCTTGCCGCTCTGGAATTCCTTGACGGGCGTGCGACGGTCCCGGGTCTGGCCGGTCAGGAGGGCATAATCGACGCCGCGTTTCTTCAGTTCATCTTCAATCAGCGCCAACATGGACGTGAATTGGGAAAACAACAGCACCCGGCGACCTTCTTCAAACAGCTCTTCGAGCATTTCCATCAGGCTGTCGAGCTTGCCCGAGGTGCTGCCTCGGGCGGGCAGGGTGGCGTCGTTGATCAGGCGCAGGTCGCAACACACCTGGCGCAGCTTGAGCAGTGCTTCGAGAATAATGATCTGGCTGCGGGCCACGCCTTTGCGGGTGATCTCGTCGCGGACCTTCTTGTCCATCGCCAGGCGCATGGTTTCGTAGACGTCCCGCTGGGCGTCGCTGAGTTCGACCCAATGGATGATCTCGGTCTTGGGTGGCAACTCCGTCGCCACTTGCTCCTTGGTCCTGCGCAGCAGGAAAGGTTTTATCCGACCGTTGAGGTGCTGCAGTCGTACATCGCTGCCACGCTTTTCGATCGGTACACGGTAATCGCGATTGAAACTCTTGACGTCCCCGAGCCAGCCCGGCAACAGGAAGTGAAACAACGACCACAGTTCCCCCAGGTGATTTTCCAGGGGCGTGCCGGACAGGCACAGCCGCTGGCGGGCGTTGAGCTCGCGGGCGGCCTGGGCGGCTTTGCTGGTGGGGTTCTTGATGTACTGGGCTTCATCGAGAATCAGCACGTGCAATGGCTGCGCGGCCAGGCGCTCGACATCCTTGGGCAGCAGGGCATAGGTGGTGAGGACCAGGTCGTAATCGGCCAGTCGTTCGAAATGCTTTTTGCGCCCGGCGCCATACAGGGCCAGCACCTTGAGTTGCGGCGTGAAATGAGCCGCCTCGTCGAGCCAGTTGGGGATCAGGCTGGTGGGCATCACCACCATGCACGGTCGGTCGAGGCGTCCGGCGTTTTTTTCGCTGAGAATATGCGCCAGGGTCTGTAGGGTTTTGCCCAGGCCCATGTCGTCCGCGAGAATGCCGCCGACTTCCAGCTGCCTGAGCGATTGCATCCAGCTCAAGCCTTCGAGTTGATACGGCCGCAGCGTCGCGTTCAGGCCTTCTGGCGCGGTGGCGGTGTAATCCTTGATGTCCCTCAGGCGTTGGGCCAGGCCGCGAATGTGTTCGCCACCTTCCCAGGTCAACGGCATGTCCTGCAGCGGGTTCAGGCGCAGGGCGTCCGCGCTGTTGAGGCGCAGTTTGGTGGTGCCGGGTTCTTGCAGGTAAAACTCGCCCAGGGTCGCCAGCACCGGTTTCAGCCGGCCATAGGGCAGGGCCACCTGCTGCGGGCCGAACTCCGAGTTCGGGCGGTTGGGCAGGTTGACCAGAATGAGTTCGTCGTCCCGACGCCTGGCCAGGCGTTCCGGGTTGAACAGTTCGATGTGCGAGCGCATCAGGTTCAGCAGGATCGGCAGCAGGCTCAGGCGCTCACCGTTGACGATGATTCCCAGTTCCAGGTCGAACCAGTCTCGCTCCGGCGTTTCCTCTACCGTGGCGTACCACTCGTCCACTGCCGTCAGGTCGAAGCCGAAGTCTTCGTCGATCTGCAGTTCCCAGCCTTGGGTGCGCAGTTTCGGCAGGTCGTTGAGGGTGAAGGTCAGCCAGGCACTGTCGTTGACCATCTCGTACAGTTCGCCGGCGCTTTCCGGCAGGGCCTTGCTTTGTCGGGTCGCGACCTTGAAGCCGAGGATCCGCAGCTGTTCGCGGTAGGACTGTTCCACATCCGTGTGGCGTTTTATCCGCAGCGTCTGGGTTTCCTGGCGAATCAGCACGTCGGTGTTGCGCTGGCCGCTGACGTATTCGTCCAGGTAACCGAAGGACAGCGCGGCGCGGTGTTGGATGTAGCGCTGCATCTTGCCGTTGCGCGGCTCGAAGGCGCTGAACTCGACACTGGCCAGCCATAGGCGCGGCACCGGTTGCACGTTGTCCACCAGCACTTGTGGTGGGGCCTTGGGGCTGCGGTTGTCCAGCACGGCCTGGAGTTTCTCCAGCAGGTGCGCGTCTTTTTCGGCGGCCGGGTAGGCCAGGGTTTCCTGGACTTGCAGCAACACGGCCGCGCAGTGCTTGCAGTTGATGCGCACCGGGCAGGAGCACGCGGCTTCGAGCAGGATCAGCGTGCCCTTGGCTGACTCCTTCAGGCGAATGGTCTGACGGTAGACGTTACCGCCAGAGCCTTCGCAACTGGCGGTGATGGTGCTGTCGCCGGCCTCGACGATCCTGACGCGGTTTTCCAGCGCATAACGGCGCCCGCGCTCCAGGCTCTGTTCCTTGAATCGATTGACCCAGGAAGGTGCCAGGGGTTTGCTCAGGGGCGAGGGCATAGGCGCGCCAATCAGTCCGGAATGACTTCAGGTGCCTGCCGTGGCGCGGGCGCGGTCAACGAGGTGATCTTGATCAGCAGGCCAAGATGACCGTTGTCGAGGAAGTTCAGTTGGCCATTTTTGGTATGGCTCTGCTGCTTGAGGCGCTCACTGGAGGTGACCAGGCCATTGGCGTTGATCTGGTTGATCCAGAAATCGGCATCCACGTCGGTGAAACGGCCCAGCTTCAGTTCCAGGGTGCCTTCGATGGGGAACTGCCCGAACTGTTCGGCGCCGTCGCTGATGGCGATTTTGCGCCCCTGCTCGCCGAGGGTCTGCTGCCAGGCCTTGTGCATCAATACCGTGTATTGGCCGCTGGCGTTGAGTTTCTCGACGATGTTGCCCATGGCCGGTGTGCGCTGGCTGTCCGCGCCCAGGCGTTGCGCGCCGGCGTCCCAGTCTTCCGGTGCGGCGCGGCTGGCAATCGCCGGCTCGGCGTTCTGGCGCACCAGGATCATTTCAACCTGATACAGGTCGTCGGCAAATGCCAGGGGAGCGACCAGGGTCATCAACAAGGTCAGTGAGCGAAACAGGCGCATTTGGCGTCCTTCAAGCAGTGGTCGTAGTGAGGCGCTCGAACAGCGCCTCTACGGTATTGAAGCGCTCTTCCGCGCGTTCCATGGGCACCATGAATTTGAACATCGTGGCCCCTTCGAACTTGTAGCGTTTGGGCTGGCCCTGGATCAACTTGATCAGCACCAGTGGATCGACCGGGGTCTGGGCCTCGAACTCGATCCGGCCGCCGTTGGGGCCGCCGTCGACTTTCTTGATGCCCAGTTGTTCGGCCTTGAGCTTGAGCAGCGTCGTGCGCACCAGGTTCTTGGTCGGTTCCGGCAGCAGGCCGAAGCGGTCGATCATCTCCACTTGCAGGTCCTTGAGGCCTTCCTCGTCGCTGGCCGAGGCGATGCGTTTGTAGAGGATCAGCCGTGCGTGGACGTCCGGCAGGTAGTCTTCCGGGATCAGTGCCGGCACCCGCAGGTTGATTTCCGGCCCGCCGCCCAGGGGTTGATCGAGGTTCGGCTGTTCGCCCTTGCGGATCGACTTGACCGCGCGTTCGAGCATTTCCATGTACAGGGTGAAACCAACGGCCTGGATCTGGCCGCTCTGGCCGTCGCCGAGCAATTCGCCGGCCCCGCGGATTTCCAGGTCGTTGGTGGCCAGTACGAAGCCGGCGCCCAGATCCTGGGTATTGGCGATGGCTTCCAGGCGTTTTTCCGCATCCGGGGTGATCTGCTGGCGCGGTGGCGTCAACAGGTAGGCGTAGGCCTGGTGGTGGCTACGACCAACCCGGCCGCGCAACTGGTGCAACTGGGCCAGGCCGAACTTGTCGGCGCGTTCGATGATGATGGTGTTGGCGCTCGGCACGTCGATGCCGGTCTCGATGATGGTCGAGGCGATCAGCACGTTGAAGCGCTTGTGGTAGAAGTCGCTCATCACCTGTTCGAGTTCGCGTTCGCGCATCTGCCCGTGGCCGATGCCGATACGCGCTTCCGGCACCAGCTCGGCCAGGTCGGCGGCGCATTTCTCGATGGTCTTCACGTCATTGTGCAGGTAATAGACCTGGCCGCCACGCAGCAGCTCGCGCAGCAAGGCTTCCTTGATCGTACTTTTGTTCTGTTCCATGACGAAGGTGCGCACCGACAGGCGACGGGCCGGCGGCGTGGCGATGATCGACAGGTCGCGCATGCCCGACACCGCCATGTTCAGCGTGCGCGGAATCGGCGTGGCGGTCAGGGTCAGTATGTCGACTTCGCTGCGCAGGGCCTTGAGCTGTTCTTTCTGGCGCACGCCAAAGCGGTGCTCTTCGTCGATGATCACCAGCCCCAGGCTCTTGAACTTCACGTCGTCCTGCAGCAGCTTGTGCGTGCCGATGACGATGTCGATCTTGCCCTCGGCCAGGTCGGCCACGGCGGCGTTCACTTCCTTGGTGGATTTGAAACGGCTCATCACTTCCACGGTCACCGGCCAGTCGGCAAAGCGGTCGCGGAAACTGTTGTAGTGCTGCTGGGCGAGCAGGGTGGTCGGCACGAGGATCGCCACCTGCTTGCCGCCGTGCACGGCAATGAACGCGGCGCGCATCGCCACTTCGGTCTTGCCGAAGCCCACGTCGCCACACACCAGCCGGTCCATCGGCTTGGGTGCGAGCATGTCGGCGCGCACGGCTTCGATGGTGGTCTGCTGGTCGACGGTTTCTTCGAACGGGAAACCGGCGCTGAAGGTTTCGTAGTCGGCTTTCGGATCGGCGAAGGCATAGCCCTCGCGGGCCGCACGACGGGCGTAGATGTCCAGCAGCTCGGCGGCCACGTCGCGCACCTGTTCGGCCGCCTTGCGCTTGGCTTTCTGCCAGGTTTCCGAACCCAGGCGATGCAGCGGGGCCAGGGCGTCGTCGCTGCCGGTGTAGCGGGCGATCAGGTGCAGGTTCGCCACCGGTACATAGAGCTTGGCACCCTCGGCGTATTCGAGGGTCAGGAACTCGGCGGCCTGGTTGTCGATTTCCAGTGTCGCCAGGCCCAGGTAGCGGCCCACGCCGTGGTCGATGTGCACCACGGGCGCGCCTTCGCGCAGTTCGGTGAGGTTCTTGATGACCGCGTCGTTGGCGGCGTCGGCGCGTTTCTCGCGACGACGGCGCTGCATGACGCGCTGGCCGAACAAAGGACTTTCGGCCACCAGTGCCAGGGCCGGGTCATCCAGGACCAGCCCGTCGTTCAGTGGCGCGATGGTAATCGCCAGGCGATCCTTGCCGGCGACGAAGTCCGGCCAGCTGTCCACCGTCTTCGGTCGCAGCTTCAGGCGCTCAAGCAGCTCCAACAGCACTTCGCGACGACCTGCGGATTCAGCGGTGAACAGCACGCGGCCGGGGAATGCATCGAGAAAGCCTGCCAGCGCCGCCAGGGGCTGCGTGGCCTTGGCTTCGATGGCCAGGTCCGGCAACGCCTTGGCCGGGAAACGTTCACGGCCGACGCCGGTTTCCACGTCTTGCTGGCTGGCCACCACTCGTGGCCAGCCCTTGAGGCGGGCAAAGCAGTCTTCCACCGGCAGGAACAGTTCGGCCGGAGGTAATAAAGGACGGGAAGGATCGACGCGACGCTCTTCGTAGCGGTTGCGCACGTCGTTCCAGAAGTTTTCCGCCGCCTGCTCAATGCCCGGCAGGGAAAACACCTGGGTGTCCTGGGGCAGGTAGTCGAACAGGGTGGAGGTTTCTTCGAAAAACAGCGGCAGGTAGTACTCGATGCCGGCGGGGGTGATCCCGCTGCTCAGGTCCTGGAAGATCGGGCAGCGCCGGAAATCCACATCGAAGCGCTCGCGAAAGCGGGCCTTGAAGCGGGTCACGGCGTCTTTCTGCAGCGGGAACTCCTTGGCCGGCAACAGGCGGATCGACTGCACTTTGTCGATGGAGCGCTGGTTTTCCGGGTCGAAGGTGCGCAGGGTTTCGATTTCGTCATCGAACAGGTCGATGCGATACGGCAGTTTGCTGCCCATCGGGAACAGGTCGATCAATGCGCCGCGTACCGCGAACTCGCCGTGTTCGTAAACGGTGTCGACACAGCGATAGCCGCTGGCCTCAAGGCGGGTGCGCATTTGCTCGACATCGAGCTTCTGGCCGATGTCCAGCACCAGGCTGCTGCCAAGCAGGAATTGGGTCGGTGCCAGGCGATGTAGGGCCGTGGTGATCGGCACTACCAAAACGCCATGACTGAGCTCCGGTAGCCGATAAAGGCTGGCGATTCGCTGGGAAATGATGTCCTGGTGCGGCGAAAACAGATCGTAGGGCAGGGTTTCCCAGTCCGGAAAATGCAAGACCGGCAAATCCGGAGCGAAGAAACTCAGCTCCTGTTCCAGCCGCTCGGCGCTTTGGCTGTCGGCGGTCAGCAGCAGGGTGAAGCGCTTTGCAGCGCTGGCAGCCTCGGCGATGGCCAGGCTCAGGGCGGCACCGGGCAGGTTGCCCCAGTGCTGTTTACCTGCCGCGGCAGGGAGAAGCGGAAGACGCAGAACGGGCACGGAAGGTTGAGCTCCAGCGTTGCGACAAAGTCGACAATTGTAGCGGGGGAAGGGGGCTGCTGTCAGTTGCAGACTACCCAGGCCGACAGGAAAACCACGGTGCGACAGGCGCGCATTGCTCCGCCGAGGACTCGGCGGCATAATGTAGCCCCTTTTTTCAGCCCCTACATGTGGAAGGTTACCGTGACTCAGAAGCCCGACCAGTGTCTTGGTGAATGGATTGATCGTGAAGCTCTCGCAGAAGCGATGATCCCTCTCATCGGTCAGCTCTACCGCAATAACAACGTGGTGAGCTCGATCTATGGCCGCAGCCTGATCAACCAGTCTGTCATCGCGATCCTCAAAGCCCACCGCTTTGCTCGCCACCGTTCTTCCGACGACAGCGAACTCTCCGTCCACGAAACATTCCCCCTGCTCAAAGCCATGAGCGAGCTCAAGCTCGGCGCGGCTTCGGTGGACCTGGGCAAACTGGCATTCAAATTCCGCAACGAAGGCAATGGCCGTAGCGCCGAGCAGTTCGTCCGTGAAGAGATGGCTGATGTGGTTGGCCAACAGAACGCTTCGCCTCGCAAAGGCACTGACGTGGTCCTGTACGGCTTCGGTCGTATCGGCCGTCTGCTGGCGCGCATCCTGATCGAAAAAACCGGTGGCGGCGATGGCCTGCGCCTGCGTGCCATCGTGGTGCGCAAGGGCGCCGAGAACGATCTGACCAAGCGCGCCAGCCTGCTGCGTCGTGATTCGGTCCATGGTTCGTTCAATGGCACCATCATC encodes:
- a CDS encoding DUF6586 family protein; translation: MAHELYTRTNQKIYFAGLSLEALTRAEDGRAMNSPALLQAGRESALFHLYGALLGLCHEIAGFYRLPQANAPRAELLLTREVLETIAIPELAEMVELAHNPETWLAKLLAAHAALFEPPRAPRKPKGDVTQPLIVAVNLDEQEPEQELSREELESWRQNLKSLAIRFREGLNEC
- the sulA gene encoding SOS-induced cell division inhibitor SulA, with protein sequence MQFPHTPQHTQLPLFEAFMAQPLAPVLKEVIESPWGVEPEAFSELSLRGAAGNCLNLLAPILRELSQDQDARWLTLIAPPASVTQAWLRDAGLNRERILLLQPRGAQSAQQLTCEALRLGRSHTVVSWLNPLTATARQQLISAARTGDAQSLNIRLG
- the lexA gene encoding transcriptional repressor LexA, coding for MLKLTPRQAEILAFIKRCLEDNGYPPTRAEIAQELGFKSPNAAEEHLKALARKGAIEMTPGASRGIRIPGFEAKADETTLPIIGRVAAGAPILAQQHVEESCNINPSFFHPRADYLLRVHGMSMKDIGIFDGDLLAVHTTREARNGQIVVARIGDEVTVKRFKRDGSKVWLIAENPEFAPIEVNLKDQDLVIEGLSVGVIRR
- a CDS encoding TetR/AcrR family transcriptional regulator, with amino-acid sequence MAQSETVERILDAAEQLFAEKGFAETSLRLITSKAGVNLAAVNYHFGSKKALIQAVFSRFLGPFCLSLDRELERRQAKPDVKPTLEELLEILVEQALVVQPRSGNDLSIFMRLLGLAFSQSQGHLRRYLEDMYGKVFRRYMLLVNEAAPRIPPIELFWRVHFMLGAAAFSMSGIKALRAIAETDFGVNTSIEQVMRLMVPFLAAGMRAESGVTDEAMAAAQLRPRSKSTPALAKA
- the nagZ gene encoding beta-N-acetylhexosaminidase; translation: MQGSLMVDVAGTWLTAEDRHLLRQPEVGGLIIFARNIEHPRQVRELSASIRAIRPDLLLAVDQEGGRVQRLRQGFVRLPAMRAIADNPNAEYLAEQCGWIMATEVLAVGLDLSFAPVLDLDYQRSAVVGSRSFEGDPERAALLAGAFIRGMSAAGMAATGKHFPGHGWAEADSHVAIPNDERSLEQIRANDLVPFARLSKQLAAVMPAHVIYPQVDANPAGFSRRWLQDILRGELQFEGVIFSDDLSMAGAHVVGDAASRIEAALTAGCDMGLVCNDRAAAELALSAAQRLKVKPSARIARMRGRAFASTEYRQDPRWLAALGALRAAQLVD
- a CDS encoding DEAD/DEAH box helicase, with the translated sequence MPSPLSKPLAPSWVNRFKEQSLERGRRYALENRVRIVEAGDSTITASCEGSGGNVYRQTIRLKESAKGTLILLEAACSCPVRINCKHCAAVLLQVQETLAYPAAEKDAHLLEKLQAVLDNRSPKAPPQVLVDNVQPVPRLWLASVEFSAFEPRNGKMQRYIQHRAALSFGYLDEYVSGQRNTDVLIRQETQTLRIKRHTDVEQSYREQLRILGFKVATRQSKALPESAGELYEMVNDSAWLTFTLNDLPKLRTQGWELQIDEDFGFDLTAVDEWYATVEETPERDWFDLELGIIVNGERLSLLPILLNLMRSHIELFNPERLARRRDDELILVNLPNRPNSEFGPQQVALPYGRLKPVLATLGEFYLQEPGTTKLRLNSADALRLNPLQDMPLTWEGGEHIRGLAQRLRDIKDYTATAPEGLNATLRPYQLEGLSWMQSLRQLEVGGILADDMGLGKTLQTLAHILSEKNAGRLDRPCMVVMPTSLIPNWLDEAAHFTPQLKVLALYGAGRKKHFERLADYDLVLTTYALLPKDVERLAAQPLHVLILDEAQYIKNPTSKAAQAARELNARQRLCLSGTPLENHLGELWSLFHFLLPGWLGDVKSFNRDYRVPIEKRGSDVRLQHLNGRIKPFLLRRTKEQVATELPPKTEIIHWVELSDAQRDVYETMRLAMDKKVRDEITRKGVARSQIIILEALLKLRQVCCDLRLINDATLPARGSTSGKLDSLMEMLEELFEEGRRVLLFSQFTSMLALIEDELKKRGVDYALLTGQTRDRRTPVKEFQSGKRQIFLISLKAGGVGLNLTEADTVIHYDPWWNPATENQATDRAYRIGQEKPVFVYKLIARGTVEEKIQLLQKEKSDLAAGVLDGRVAGDWKLQSDDIEALFAPLPDKLEKR
- a CDS encoding CsiV family protein; its protein translation is MRLFRSLTLLMTLVAPLAFADDLYQVEMILVRQNAEPAIASRAAPEDWDAGAQRLGADSQRTPAMGNIVEKLNASGQYTVLMHKAWQQTLGEQGRKIAISDGAEQFGQFPIEGTLELKLGRFTDVDADFWINQINANGLVTSSERLKQQSHTKNGQLNFLDNGHLGLLIKITSLTAPAPRQAPEVIPD